One genomic window of Medicago truncatula cultivar Jemalong A17 chromosome 1, MtrunA17r5.0-ANR, whole genome shotgun sequence includes the following:
- the LOC25483992 gene encoding nucleolar protein 14 produces the protein MAKSSKRSIANGTNNNTTTSKKKKNNKMGPEAVAMKAKAQKTNSNPFESIWSRRKFDVMGQKRKGDTKRMGLARSLAIEKRKKTLLKEYEQSTKSSEFIDRRIGENDEGLDDFGKAILRSQRERQLNVKSSKKSKYHLSEEDDDEFEGIDGLGRDDFEDEMLGEDDDETDDISDLGRRHNAHGMHSPGEAGLADGGENRHKTKKEVMNEVIAKSKFYKAEKAKEKEKDEDLLEGLDKDFTSLAHSEALLALTEPNKMKALKALVNSSISNEKSDKDSLSAKRTMNNSVQEKPDEYDQLVRQMGFEMRARPSDRLKTTEEIAQEERERLEELEKKRQKRMAAAEDSSEEDDEESEKPSKEKPRSLSGDDLGDSFSVDEETMTKKGWVDEILERRDEEEGSSSEDDDGEDSDDSERSEDSGEGSEGDLDENDKNTTLKDWEQSDDDDISAGSEGEDDDISAGSEDEDDDEDEESAAEEVDKVKGLNVGIHKKAKRNDSVESVKGDNGSSDTKKIVIGGKMSKELEIPYIIEAPKTFEELCSLVDKRSNSDTILIINRIRKSNPITLAAENRKKVQVFYGVLLQYFAVLANKKMLNVELINMLVKPLIEMSTEIPYFAAICARRRIEITRKQFVESIKNAESSSWPSSKTLCLLRLWSMVFPCSDFRHPVMTPVILLMCEYLMRCPITSGRDIAIGSFLCSMLLSVFKQSRKFCPEPIVFIQTLLLATTESKHISCENSQLYHLMELKDLKPLLRINEEVDKISTLNFFKLINMPEDSPFFTTDSFRASVLVTSVETLQGYINAYDNLSSFPEIFLPILRLLLEIAEQKNMPNALRDKIKDVAELIKLKVDEHHTLRRPLQMRKQKLVPIKLLNPKFEENYVKGRDYDPDRVRAERKKLKREVRREAKGAAREIRKDNYFLLDVKEKERSLMEKTRAEKYGRTKAFLQEQEHAFKSGQLGKGKKRSR, from the exons ATGGCGAAATCATCGAAACGCAGCATCGCCAACGgaaccaacaacaacaccaccaccagcaagaagaagaagaacaacaagATGGGTCCCGAAGCGGTAGCCATGAAAgcaaaagctcaaaaaacaaacaGCAACCCATTCGAGTCAATCTGGTCACGTAGGAAATTCGATGTAATGGGTCAGAAGCGGAAAGGAGATACCAAACGAATGGGGTTGGCACGTTCTCTTGCTAttgagaagaggaagaagacgTTGCTTAAAGAGTATGAACAGAGTACGAAATCTTCCGAGTTTATTGATAGAAGAATTGGTGAGAATGATGAAGGGCTTGATGATTTTGGTAAAGCTATTTTGAGATCGCAGCGGGAACGTCAG TTGAATGTGAAATCGAGTAAGAAAAGCAAGTATCACTTGtcagaagaagatgatgatgaatttgaaggaATTGATGGTCTTGGAAGGGATGACTTTGAAGATGAGATGCTTggggaagatgatgatgaaactGATG ATATTTCAGATTTGGGCCGGCGTCATAATGCTCATGGTATGCATAGTCCAGGGGAAGCTGGCCTAGCTGATGGTGGGGAAAAT AGACATAAAACCAAGAAGGAAGTGATGAACGAAGTTATTGCAAAAAGCAAGTTTTACAAG GCtgaaaaagcaaaagaaaaggaaaaagatgaagacCTGCTGGAAGGATTAGATAAGGACTTCACTTCTCTGGCTCATTCCGAGGCCTTGTTGGCTCTGACTGAACCAAACAAGATGAAAGCTTTGAAGGCTCTGGTGAACAGTAgtatttcaaatgaaaaaagtgATAAAGATAGCTTGTCTGCTAAACGGACAATGAATAATTCTGTCCAG GAAAAGCCAGATGAATATGACCAACTTGTCAGACAAATGGGATTTGAAATGCGTGCTCGTCCTTCAGATAGGCTGAAGACAACGGAAGAGATTGCTCAGGAGGAAAGAGAACGTCTAGAGGAGTTGGAG AAAAAACGGCAGAAGAGAATGGCCGCTGCTGAAGATTCGAGTGAAGAAGACGATGAAGAATCAGAAAAGCCATCAAAAGAGAAACCAAGATCTCTCTCTGGTGATGACCTTGGAGATTCCTTCTCTGTCGATGAAGAAACTATGACTAAAAAGGGTTGGGTTGATGAGATTCTTGAGAGAAGAGATGAGGAGGAGGGTTCTTCTagtgaagatgatgatggtgaagatTCTGATGATTCGGAAAGGTCTGAAGATTCTGGTGAAGGATCTGAGGGTGATCTTGATGAAAACGATAAGAATACTACTTTGAAAGATTGGGAACagagtgatgatgatgatatcaGTGCAGGTTCAGAAGGTGAAGATGATGATATCAGTGCTGGTtcagaagatgaagatgatgacgaGGACGAAGAAAGTGCTGCAGAAGAAGTTGATAAGGTAAAAGGATTGAATGTTGGGATTCATAAAAAAGCAAAGAGAAATGATTCTGTTGAAAGTGTAAAGGGAGATAATGGTTCTTCAGATACCAAGAAGATAGTCATTGGAGGGAAAATGTCGAAAGAGTTAGAGATTCCTTATATAATTGAAGCTCCGAAGAcctttgaagaattatgttCACTGGTGGATAAACGTTCAAATTCTGACACTATCTTAATCATCAATCGGATACGGAAAAGCAATCCGATCACACTTGCTGCAGAAAATCGAAAGAAAGTACAA GTATTTTATGGAGTATTATTGCAGTATTTTGCTGTTTTGGCAAATAAGAAAATGTTGAACGTTGAATTGATTAACATGCTAGTGAAACCATTGATTGAGATGAGTACAGAAATCCCATACTTTGCTGCAATATGTGCTCGTCGCAGAATAGAAATCACTAGAAAGCAATTTGTTGAGAGTATAAAAAACGCAG AAAGTAGCAGTTGGCCTTCTTCAAAGACGCTGTGTCTCTTGCGATTGTGGTCCATGGTATTTCCATGTTCCGATTTTAGACATCCAGTTATGACTCCTGTGATACTATTGATGTGCGAATATCTGATGCGTTGCCCAATAACATCTGGCCGTGATATTGCCATTGGTTCTTTCTTATGTTCTATGCTTCTCTCT GTATTTAAACAGTCACGAAAGTTCTGTCCAGAACCAATAGTATTTATTCAAACTTTGCTGCTAGCAACCACTGAAAGTAAACATATATCATGCGAAAATTCTCAG TTATATCATCTTATGGAACTGAAAGATCTCAAGCCACTATTGCGCATTAATGAGGAAGTAGACAAGAttagcactttgaatttctttaAGTTAATAAACATGCCTGAAGACTCTCCATTCTTCACTACTGACAGTTTCAG GGCTAGTGTATTAGTTACCTCTGTTGAAACCCTACAAGGATATATCAATGCCTATGATAACTTGAGTTCGTTCCCAGAAATATTTTTACCAATTTTGAGATTACTACTTGAGATAGCTGAACAGAAAAATATGCCAAATGCATTACGGGATAAAATTAAAGATGTGGCTGAGCTGATTAAGTTGAAAGTGGATGAACATCATACTTTGAGGCGACCACTTCAAATGCGGAAACAAAAGCTAGTTCCAATCAAATTACTGAATCCTAAGTTTGAGGAAAA